One genomic region from Streptomyces venezuelae encodes:
- a CDS encoding sensor histidine kinase: MKAGWAGAWARYGDWVIAVGVAVALVTTGLSGGSAAAGTDLVGVGLLAAGGLALVARGRAPVMVLAVSGLCAIGYQAAGFDVPAVAYLFAVYAAVRSGHRFQTIAASVVVLVLLPLAALASGLHDTGEAFAQARGALEIAWLIAAGSAGEALRQAERRAEEAERTREETARRRADEERLRIARELHDSLTHQISVIKVQAEAAVHVARKQGQEVSTSLLAIQEAGREASRELRATLEALRDDDTTPPRGLDDIPELVERARNFGLDATLTIQGQPHGMPTAVERTVYRIVQESLTNVARHADAATASVRIDCRPDVLAVRVDDDGKAAPGSAPPPGLGLLGMRERVTALGGRLRAEPRDGGGFTVRAELPVEHTMGRTS; this comes from the coding sequence ATGAAGGCAGGGTGGGCGGGTGCGTGGGCCCGGTACGGGGACTGGGTCATCGCTGTGGGTGTGGCGGTGGCGCTCGTGACCACAGGGCTGTCCGGGGGGTCTGCCGCCGCGGGCACGGACCTGGTCGGGGTCGGGCTGCTGGCGGCCGGTGGACTCGCGCTGGTCGCCCGTGGCCGGGCGCCCGTGATGGTGCTGGCTGTCAGTGGGCTGTGCGCCATCGGGTACCAGGCGGCCGGATTCGATGTGCCCGCCGTCGCGTACCTGTTCGCGGTGTACGCGGCCGTGAGGTCCGGGCACCGCTTCCAGACGATCGCGGCGAGCGTGGTCGTACTGGTCCTGCTTCCGCTTGCGGCGCTGGCCTCGGGGCTGCACGACACGGGCGAGGCGTTTGCGCAGGCCCGGGGCGCCCTCGAAATCGCCTGGCTGATCGCGGCCGGCTCCGCGGGAGAGGCACTGCGGCAGGCCGAACGGCGGGCGGAGGAGGCAGAGCGCACCCGTGAGGAAACGGCCCGGCGCCGCGCAGACGAGGAACGGCTCCGCATCGCCCGGGAGCTGCACGACTCGCTCACTCACCAGATCTCGGTCATCAAGGTCCAGGCGGAGGCCGCCGTGCACGTGGCCCGCAAGCAGGGCCAGGAGGTGTCGACGTCCCTCCTCGCGATCCAGGAGGCCGGGCGCGAGGCGAGCAGGGAGCTGCGCGCCACCCTGGAGGCGCTGCGCGACGACGACACGACGCCCCCTCGCGGGCTCGACGACATCCCGGAACTGGTGGAGCGGGCCCGGAACTTCGGCCTCGACGCGACGCTGACGATCCAGGGACAGCCGCACGGCATGCCGACCGCAGTGGAGCGGACCGTCTACAGGATCGTCCAGGAATCCCTCACCAATGTCGCCCGCCACGCCGACGCGGCCACGGCCTCGGTCCGGATCGACTGCCGTCCGGACGTCCTCGCGGTGCGCGTCGACGACGACGGCAAAGCGGCGCCGGGCAGCGCCCCGCCGCCGGGGCTCGGACTGCTCGGGATGCGCGAACGTGTCACCGCCCTCGGCGGTCGGCTGCGTGCCGAACCACGCGACGGCGGCGGCTTCACCGTCCGGGCCGAACTCCCCGTGGAACACACCATGGGACGCACGTCGTGA
- a CDS encoding methyltransferase has protein sequence MITTPALTTALAPDDVRRLRATAEFVREQETSVLLSRVLPGLDGPELRAVADRCRFAHAALLVFPADHAGLRAALAACGLPDDTAAQPSVVVRDRLAARHALAPADLDVRILRPAAHSPSGEPRAVEVFALAVPPGSALSALAAQERALDHEAHLAFDVEQPDPLLLRGLRASLARHGAVADGGGYNPHEDGTVFYFATPAETKTDYRRMELYASGDHRDVLAEHLEEQRSGTDAGAATDARPESREAESLLRLLTGAWTTQALTACADLRLPEALSPHEPLSAERLAHAVGARPDALETLLRYLAMVGVVTEDREGFRLTAAGLLLREDATGSMRPLALMYGGPFYQSFAHLAHSVRTGEPGFEHLYGENHFDHFAHDPGLAATFDRSMAASSRMFDPLPAHPVLTAAATAPAPRTVIDVAGGTGELLGRVLAAHTSLRGILLERPHVVAAARERLAAAGVGDRCAYQVGDFADVPSAGDVYLLSRVLHDWDDARCRDILRHLARAMPSHADLLVVERLLPDDAAPSLATAWDLHMLCNTGGRERRADEYARLFDAVGLELVGHRPLPLDAHVLHVRTR, from the coding sequence ATGATCACCACCCCTGCCCTGACGACTGCCCTCGCACCCGACGACGTCCGACGCCTGCGCGCGACGGCCGAGTTCGTCCGGGAACAGGAGACCTCCGTCCTGCTCTCCCGCGTCCTGCCCGGCCTCGACGGTCCCGAGCTCCGCGCGGTGGCCGACCGATGCCGCTTCGCCCACGCCGCGCTCCTGGTCTTCCCCGCCGACCACGCGGGACTCCGCGCCGCACTCGCCGCCTGCGGTCTCCCCGACGACACCGCGGCCCAGCCGAGCGTCGTCGTACGCGACCGCCTGGCCGCCCGCCACGCACTCGCCCCCGCCGATCTTGACGTGAGGATTCTCCGCCCCGCCGCTCACAGTCCCTCCGGCGAACCTCGCGCCGTCGAGGTGTTCGCGCTCGCCGTGCCGCCGGGCTCCGCCCTGTCCGCGCTCGCGGCACAGGAGCGCGCCCTCGACCACGAGGCCCACCTGGCCTTCGACGTGGAGCAGCCCGACCCCCTGCTCCTGCGCGGGCTCCGGGCGAGCCTCGCCCGGCACGGCGCGGTCGCCGACGGCGGCGGATACAACCCGCACGAGGACGGCACCGTGTTCTACTTCGCCACACCTGCGGAGACGAAGACCGACTACCGGCGCATGGAGCTGTACGCGAGCGGTGACCACCGGGACGTGCTCGCGGAGCACCTGGAGGAGCAGCGTTCGGGCACGGACGCAGGCGCGGCCACGGACGCCCGCCCGGAATCCCGCGAGGCCGAATCGCTCCTGCGCCTGCTGACCGGGGCCTGGACCACCCAAGCCCTCACCGCCTGCGCCGATTTGCGGCTGCCGGAGGCGCTCAGCCCGCACGAACCTCTCAGCGCCGAGCGGTTGGCGCACGCGGTCGGCGCGCGGCCGGACGCGCTGGAGACGCTGCTGCGCTACCTCGCCATGGTGGGCGTCGTGACCGAGGACCGGGAAGGGTTCCGCCTCACCGCCGCCGGCCTGCTCCTGCGCGAGGACGCCACCGGCTCGATGCGGCCCCTGGCGCTCATGTACGGCGGCCCCTTCTACCAGTCCTTCGCGCATCTGGCCCACTCCGTACGGACCGGCGAGCCGGGCTTCGAGCACCTCTACGGCGAGAACCACTTCGACCATTTCGCCCACGACCCCGGCCTCGCCGCGACGTTCGACCGGTCCATGGCCGCCAGCTCCCGGATGTTCGACCCCCTGCCCGCACATCCCGTCCTCACGGCGGCAGCCACAGCCCCCGCACCCCGTACCGTGATCGACGTCGCCGGCGGCACCGGTGAACTCCTCGGCCGGGTCCTGGCCGCCCACACCTCGCTCCGCGGGATCCTCCTGGAACGGCCGCACGTCGTGGCCGCCGCACGCGAGCGTCTCGCCGCCGCCGGTGTCGGCGACCGATGCGCCTACCAGGTCGGCGACTTCGCCGACGTACCGTCGGCCGGGGACGTGTACCTGCTCTCCCGCGTCCTGCACGACTGGGACGACGCACGGTGCCGCGACATCCTGCGGCACCTCGCGCGAGCGATGCCGTCCCACGCCGACCTCCTCGTCGTCGAACGCCTGCTGCCCGACGACGCCGCCCCTTCCCTGGCTACCGCATGGGACCTGCACATGCTGTGCAACACCGGCGGCCGTGAGCGCCGAGCCGACGAGTACGCGCGGCTGTTCGACGCAGTCGGCCTTGAACTCGTCGGACACCGTCCCCTACCCCTCGACGCGCACGTCCTCCACGTACGGACGCGCTGA
- a CDS encoding FG-GAP-like repeat-containing protein — translation MRRFGLFRALLASLAFMCAAATVTVPLAQAADTVTSSTAPPVRTYTYNICGSGGTQGCLVSAVENKARHDAILAETGSGWSADYIFLVEICRYQFNGMNTSLTSRGYTGRYVETVPAGSLGPGCKDPVGSTTPSYGMALFVRGQFIAGTDLSLDTGAAILGTVGPVAVGPVTAEDIKAPCIKAWVQYRPTWACSVHLWWGTPTAPDYPSPATPDALAAYNDRVARNQVMVREADLLARKAKEWEDSGIPVVLGGDFNSSPWGDVLDRFYEPGAGGGAYGTFVEADETDRDHFSGNSDCVGPSVVRCRMGDFTKFDASHATRVQKLDYTFFSSRYFRGVVGDVPVEPRTPGGQWISDHLPVRAAGFWTDCGPYGTAPGAVHRRDGVGGLYRYEGRVSGESTALAKPCKVGSGWTGMKLVARQGTTLVAVDTTGGLWHYPVSAEDGSYAGGARRHPAGTGFQDDNLLLAPGDFDGDGTADLITRDTTGGLWLHRGTGEHSYAPRTRIADTGGDWAAYRSVVAADFAHGAGGVQGTTDLIAIDQLGTLWLLEGNGDGTLGQRRTIGNSWQVYDALAAPGDLNGDGKADLIGREADGDLYFYKGDGTGGYAPRVKVGSSFPTGEMLF, via the coding sequence ATGCGAAGGTTCGGGCTGTTCCGCGCCCTTCTCGCCTCGTTGGCCTTCATGTGCGCGGCCGCGACAGTGACGGTGCCTCTCGCGCAGGCCGCGGATACCGTGACCTCGTCGACCGCACCGCCCGTCAGGACGTACACGTACAACATCTGTGGCAGCGGCGGAACTCAGGGGTGCCTTGTCTCCGCAGTGGAGAACAAAGCCCGGCACGACGCGATCCTGGCGGAGACCGGAAGCGGCTGGAGCGCCGACTACATATTTCTCGTCGAAATCTGCCGGTACCAGTTCAACGGCATGAACACGAGCCTCACTTCTCGCGGTTACACGGGCCGGTACGTCGAGACCGTCCCGGCCGGCAGCCTCGGTCCGGGGTGCAAGGATCCGGTCGGGAGCACCACGCCGAGCTACGGGATGGCCCTGTTCGTCAGGGGGCAGTTCATCGCCGGCACCGACCTCTCCCTGGACACCGGGGCAGCCATCCTCGGCACCGTCGGCCCCGTCGCGGTCGGCCCCGTCACCGCCGAGGACATCAAGGCTCCTTGCATCAAGGCCTGGGTGCAGTACAGGCCGACCTGGGCCTGCTCCGTGCACCTCTGGTGGGGAACTCCGACGGCGCCCGACTACCCCAGCCCCGCGACCCCCGACGCGCTCGCCGCGTACAACGACAGGGTCGCGCGGAACCAGGTGATGGTCCGCGAGGCCGATCTCCTGGCCCGTAAGGCCAAGGAGTGGGAGGACTCGGGCATCCCCGTCGTCCTGGGCGGTGACTTCAACTCCTCGCCTTGGGGCGATGTGCTCGATCGGTTCTACGAGCCGGGCGCCGGCGGCGGCGCGTACGGCACGTTCGTCGAGGCCGACGAGACCGATCGCGATCACTTCAGCGGGAACAGTGACTGCGTCGGCCCCTCGGTCGTGCGGTGCCGCATGGGGGACTTCACGAAGTTCGACGCTTCGCACGCGACGAGGGTGCAGAAGCTCGACTACACCTTCTTCAGCTCCCGGTACTTCCGCGGTGTCGTCGGTGACGTTCCCGTCGAACCCAGGACTCCGGGAGGTCAGTGGATCTCCGACCACCTGCCGGTACGCGCCGCCGGATTCTGGACGGACTGCGGCCCGTACGGCACCGCTCCCGGCGCTGTGCACCGGCGGGACGGGGTCGGTGGCCTCTACCGCTACGAGGGTCGCGTCAGTGGTGAGAGCACCGCTCTCGCCAAGCCGTGCAAGGTCGGCAGCGGATGGACGGGCATGAAGCTGGTCGCCCGCCAGGGGACGACGCTCGTCGCCGTCGACACCACGGGCGGCCTGTGGCACTACCCCGTCAGCGCGGAGGACGGTTCGTACGCCGGTGGCGCCCGCCGCCATCCGGCCGGCACCGGATTCCAGGACGACAATCTGCTCCTCGCCCCGGGCGACTTCGACGGCGACGGCACCGCCGACCTGATCACCCGCGACACCACTGGCGGCCTCTGGCTCCACAGGGGGACGGGCGAGCACAGCTACGCCCCGCGCACGCGGATCGCCGACACCGGCGGCGACTGGGCCGCGTACCGGTCCGTGGTCGCCGCGGACTTCGCCCATGGGGCGGGCGGGGTCCAGGGCACGACCGACCTCATCGCCATCGACCAGCTCGGCACCCTCTGGCTGCTGGAGGGCAACGGCGACGGAACGCTCGGACAGCGCAGGACCATCGGCAACAGCTGGCAGGTCTACGACGCTCTTGCTGCGCCCGGCGACCTGAACGGCGACGGAAAGGCCGATCTGATCGGCCGGGAGGCCGATGGCGACCTCTACTTCTACAAGGGCGACGGCACCGGCGGTTACGCCCCGCGCGTCAAGGTCGGATCCAGCTTCCCGACAGGCGAGATGCTCTTCTGA
- a CDS encoding DUF6223 family protein, which translates to MSADHLLAASVYTFGLGRLGATTGALLGLAGVIIAWRALARPTSRPGAVPAIAAGLIGLTLGGLVAATSKGDLGTGNGLGGAYVALVLGLIATGLGGLALSRSRRAS; encoded by the coding sequence ATGTCCGCCGACCACCTGCTCGCTGCCAGCGTCTACACCTTCGGCCTCGGTCGCCTCGGCGCCACCACCGGCGCTCTGCTCGGCCTCGCCGGCGTGATCATCGCCTGGCGAGCCCTGGCCCGCCCCACCAGCCGGCCCGGCGCTGTACCGGCCATTGCCGCGGGCCTGATCGGCCTCACCCTCGGCGGGCTGGTCGCGGCCACCTCCAAGGGCGACCTCGGCACCGGCAACGGCCTGGGCGGCGCCTACGTCGCCCTGGTCCTCGGCCTGATCGCCACGGGCCTCGGCGGCTTGGCCCTCTCCCGCTCCCGCCGTGCCTCCTGA
- a CDS encoding response regulator: MIRVLLVDDQPLIRSGFRAFLDLEDDIEVVAEAGNGEEALALARQHLPEVALVDIQMPVLDGIETTRRIAADPALAGVHVVILTNYGMDEYVLDALRAGAAGFLVKDILPEDFLHAVRVAARGDALLAPSVTRRLINQYVTQPHAAGTGNRTALEDLTGREREAVTLVARGLSNDEIAESMVITSLTAKTHINRAMAKLHARDRAQLVVLAYESGLVTPGGCAPSSP, translated from the coding sequence GTGATCCGTGTCCTGCTGGTCGACGACCAGCCACTCATCCGCAGCGGCTTCCGCGCGTTCCTCGATCTCGAGGACGACATCGAGGTGGTGGCCGAGGCAGGCAACGGGGAGGAGGCGCTGGCCCTGGCCCGACAGCACCTGCCCGAGGTCGCGCTCGTCGACATCCAGATGCCGGTCCTCGACGGCATCGAGACGACGCGGCGCATCGCCGCAGACCCCGCCTTGGCCGGGGTCCACGTCGTCATCCTGACCAACTACGGCATGGACGAGTACGTCCTGGACGCGCTGCGCGCCGGCGCCGCCGGATTCCTGGTCAAGGACATCCTGCCGGAGGACTTTCTGCACGCTGTGCGCGTCGCCGCGCGTGGCGACGCCCTGCTGGCCCCTTCCGTCACCCGCCGCCTGATCAACCAGTACGTCACCCAGCCGCACGCCGCCGGTACCGGGAACCGCACGGCGCTGGAAGACCTGACGGGCCGCGAACGCGAGGCCGTCACCTTGGTCGCGAGGGGTCTGTCCAACGATGAGATCGCCGAAAGCATGGTGATCACCTCGCTGACCGCGAAGACCCACATCAACCGGGCCATGGCCAAGCTCCACGCCCGTGACCGCGCCCAACTTGTCGTCCTCGCCTATGAATCCGGCCTGGTCACCCCAGGCGGCTGTGCCCCTTCCTCCCCCTGA
- a CDS encoding DedA family protein, with product MGKVALTAGALYVIVLLRAGGTFAVGWLAGAGARRSRFAGRISSARFQRAERAIQRWGAPVVAVSFLTVGFQTAVNFLAGSMRMPLPRYLPALFVGGAAWALIYATAGLGVLEVLGRLFAEHAALGVSGVAVLLLMVCGVVVFRRRRSARSSGDTVAEES from the coding sequence GTGGGTAAGGTCGCGCTCACTGCCGGAGCCCTCTATGTCATCGTCCTCCTCCGCGCGGGAGGGACGTTCGCCGTCGGCTGGCTCGCCGGCGCCGGTGCCCGGCGCAGCAGGTTCGCCGGGCGGATCTCCTCGGCGAGGTTCCAGCGGGCCGAGCGGGCGATCCAGCGGTGGGGCGCACCGGTGGTGGCCGTCTCCTTCCTGACCGTCGGTTTCCAGACCGCCGTCAACTTCCTCGCGGGCAGCATGCGCATGCCGCTGCCGCGTTACCTCCCTGCCCTGTTCGTGGGCGGAGCGGCCTGGGCACTGATCTACGCGACCGCGGGGCTCGGCGTGCTCGAAGTGCTGGGAAGGCTCTTCGCCGAGCATGCGGCCCTCGGGGTGTCCGGTGTGGCCGTCCTCCTCCTCATGGTGTGCGGCGTGGTGGTGTTCCGCAGGCGCAGGTCGGCCCGGTCCTCCGGTGACACCGTCGCCGAGGAATCGTAG
- a CDS encoding 4-hydroxybenzoate 3-monooxygenase: protein MTDSQHTGDGRESADVVILGAGPAGLVLGNLLLRSGIDCVVLERTGRDHVVNRARAGFLVPHTARVLRRHGLDEGLRRRGREHGVCEFRTEDGCFRLNYRQLGNGEPHTVYPQHELVADLLAAYLGAGGRIRFDTEAVQVGDADGDRPWVEAREPDGRTVRWRATYVAACDGRHGAGRKSLPDGAVRHHRDHGVSWLGLLAEAPPSLDAVGYATHPRGFAGHMARSTDITRYYLQCERGTPADDWSEERIWDELDLRMRSADHGPLRRGRIVQRAVVDLESDVLGTLRHGSLFLAGDAAGLISPSAAKGANLAVLEAELLAEALADDLHRGNPEPLARYSDRCLTHIWRAQEFSHWMIGLLHGAPPFQEGMRRSRMESLRTSRTHQDWFAEQYVGV, encoded by the coding sequence GTGACAGACAGTCAACACACAGGGGACGGCCGGGAGTCGGCTGACGTCGTCATCCTCGGAGCCGGTCCGGCCGGGCTCGTCCTCGGCAACCTCTTACTGCGAAGCGGCATCGACTGCGTCGTCCTCGAACGCACCGGGCGCGACCACGTCGTGAACCGGGCCCGGGCCGGGTTCCTCGTCCCTCACACCGCGCGCGTACTGCGCCGCCACGGCCTCGACGAGGGACTGCGGCGCCGGGGACGCGAACACGGCGTCTGCGAGTTCCGCACCGAGGACGGGTGCTTCCGGCTGAACTACCGACAGCTCGGGAACGGCGAACCCCACACCGTCTATCCCCAGCACGAGCTCGTGGCCGACCTGCTGGCCGCGTACCTCGGCGCCGGGGGCCGGATCCGCTTCGACACCGAAGCGGTGCAGGTCGGCGACGCGGACGGCGACCGGCCGTGGGTGGAGGCCCGGGAGCCGGACGGTCGGACCGTCCGGTGGCGGGCGACGTACGTCGCCGCCTGCGACGGGCGCCACGGTGCCGGACGGAAGTCGCTCCCGGACGGAGCCGTACGGCATCACCGCGACCACGGGGTCTCCTGGCTGGGACTCCTCGCCGAGGCACCGCCCAGCCTCGACGCCGTCGGCTACGCCACACACCCCCGCGGATTCGCCGGGCACATGGCCCGGTCCACCGACATCACCCGCTACTACCTCCAGTGCGAGCGCGGCACCCCCGCCGACGACTGGAGCGAGGAACGGATCTGGGACGAGCTCGATCTGCGGATGCGGAGCGCCGACCACGGTCCCCTACGCCGCGGGCGGATCGTCCAGCGCGCCGTCGTCGACCTCGAGTCCGACGTGCTCGGTACGCTCCGGCACGGCTCCCTCTTCCTGGCCGGCGACGCCGCCGGCCTCATCAGCCCCTCCGCCGCGAAGGGCGCCAACCTCGCCGTCCTGGAGGCCGAGCTCCTCGCCGAGGCACTCGCCGACGACCTCCACCGCGGCAACCCCGAGCCACTCGCCCGCTACTCGGACCGGTGCCTGACGCACATCTGGCGTGCGCAGGAGTTCTCGCACTGGATGATCGGCCTCCTCCACGGTGCACCGCCGTTCCAGGAGGGCATGCGCCGCTCCCGCATGGAGTCGCTGCGGACGTCCCGTACCCATCAGGACTGGTTCGCCGAGCAGTACGTCGGCGTCTGA
- a CDS encoding squalene/phytoene synthase family protein: MWKRALDRAGIREPRLRRDYTEQRRAVRRFATAEYAAARLLLPAPLVPHVVAAVAFMHGTDDRIDSGAREERAAALSEWEGLVRKAFADGDSGLPVLRCLVRTAELHPDVRAYVEEFLEGCEREVAWRTIADEEELEQYVEQYSLPALMLTACLLAPSDASARAVFTDGCHRLIRAMQRFDFLEDLSEDVRAGRPGVPVDAVARHGADLTRPGAALGRLVVEQADLADVDLVAAACLTDVVDPSYRPFLRALIGVQRLRLDAVRRAGPSLATRTSGPPAPAAVGLLLREAAARARGITASRDRKGRTGDEAGV; encoded by the coding sequence ATGTGGAAGCGGGCCCTGGACCGGGCCGGGATCAGGGAGCCTCGGCTGCGGCGGGACTACACCGAGCAGCGGCGGGCCGTGCGGAGGTTCGCGACGGCCGAGTACGCGGCCGCGCGGCTCCTGCTCCCCGCCCCTCTGGTGCCGCACGTCGTGGCCGCCGTCGCGTTCATGCACGGCACCGACGACCGGATCGACAGCGGGGCGCGGGAGGAACGCGCGGCCGCGCTCTCGGAGTGGGAAGGCCTCGTACGCAAGGCCTTCGCCGACGGCGACTCCGGGCTGCCCGTGCTGCGCTGCCTGGTGCGCACGGCCGAGCTCCACCCGGACGTGCGCGCCTACGTGGAGGAGTTCCTCGAGGGATGCGAGCGTGAGGTCGCATGGCGGACCATCGCCGACGAGGAGGAACTGGAGCAGTACGTGGAGCAGTACTCACTGCCCGCCCTGATGCTCACCGCCTGTCTCCTCGCGCCTTCGGACGCATCGGCGCGGGCCGTGTTCACCGACGGCTGCCATCGGCTCATCCGCGCCATGCAGCGCTTCGACTTCCTGGAGGACCTTTCCGAGGATGTGCGCGCGGGCCGTCCGGGCGTGCCCGTCGACGCGGTGGCGCGCCATGGTGCGGATCTCACCCGGCCCGGTGCGGCGCTGGGCCGGCTCGTCGTGGAGCAGGCGGACCTGGCCGACGTCGACCTGGTGGCGGCGGCCTGCCTCACAGACGTGGTGGATCCTTCGTACCGGCCCTTCCTGCGGGCCCTCATCGGCGTCCAGCGTCTGCGCCTCGATGCGGTACGCCGTGCCGGCCCGTCCCTCGCGACGCGTACCTCCGGCCCCCCGGCACCGGCGGCCGTCGGCCTCTTGCTGCGGGAGGCGGCGGCACGGGCCCGGGGGATCACGGCGTCGCGCGACAGGAAAGGAAGGACCGGCGATGAAGCAGGAGTCTGA
- the lepB gene encoding signal peptidase I, with amino-acid sequence MRRQETNRRLRTAGIGMVAGGLVLVLGGIGSFSITHRGVTVRGASMEPTYPVGERLFTERVDADAVRRGDVLLIRVPERYRDAPVLQRVVGTGGDHVVSDGDRVTVNGRPLDEPYRNDTPVGPASEPYDVRVPEGFLFLLGDNRGNSNDSRYFLDEHSGGVAASAVLGRVTEGPPLGIATAGALGVVSILGGAGLWWHAARRRSWTDAYGAPR; translated from the coding sequence ATGCGGCGGCAGGAAACGAACCGGCGGCTGAGGACCGCAGGGATCGGCATGGTGGCGGGCGGACTGGTCCTGGTGCTGGGCGGCATCGGGTCGTTCTCCATCACCCACCGGGGAGTCACTGTGAGGGGCGCCTCGATGGAGCCCACGTACCCCGTGGGCGAGCGGCTGTTCACCGAGCGCGTCGACGCGGACGCCGTACGCCGGGGCGATGTGCTCCTCATTCGCGTCCCCGAACGCTACCGGGACGCGCCGGTCCTTCAGCGGGTCGTCGGGACCGGCGGCGATCACGTCGTTTCCGACGGAGACCGGGTCACGGTGAACGGACGGCCCCTGGACGAGCCGTACAGGAACGACACCCCCGTCGGACCGGCTTCGGAGCCGTACGACGTGCGCGTGCCGGAGGGGTTCCTGTTCCTGTTGGGTGACAACCGGGGGAATTCGAACGACTCGCGGTACTTCCTCGACGAACACTCGGGCGGCGTGGCGGCCTCCGCCGTCCTCGGGCGTGTGACCGAGGGACCGCCGCTGGGGATCGCCACGGCCGGCGCCCTCGGAGTCGTGTCGATCCTGGGTGGAGCCGGCCTCTGGTGGCACGCGGCCAGGCGGCGATCCTGGACGGACGCGTACGGCGCTCCTCGCTAG